A single Vigna radiata var. radiata cultivar VC1973A chromosome 8, Vradiata_ver6, whole genome shotgun sequence DNA region contains:
- the LOC106772563 gene encoding protein NRT1/ PTR FAMILY 8.1, whose translation MEEDGIYTRDGTITISRKPANKKKTGNWKACYFILGNECCERLAYYGMSTNLVNYLQERFNQGNVTAANNVTTWSGTCYITPLIGAFLADSYLGRYWTIASFSVIYAIGMILLTLSASAPGIKPSCDAHGCNPTSGQTSACFIALYLIALGTGGIKPCVSAFGADQFDDSDKKEAIRKSSFFNWFYFSINIGALVASSVLVWIQMNIGWGWGFGVPAVAMVIAVIFFFSGSRLYRLQIPGGSPLTRICQVIVAVLRKINIQVPDDKSLLHETVDVESVIKGSRKLDHTNRFKCLDKAAVETQSDISRGLPNPWRLCTVTQVEELKSVISLLPVWASLIAFATVYGQMSTMFVLQGNTMDQHVGPHFRIPSASLTIFDTLSVIFWVPLYDRIIVPYARRFTGHKQGFTQLQRMGIGLVISTIAMVVSGILEVVRLDIIRKNNYYDVETIPLSIFWQVPQYFIVGCAEVFTNIGSLEFFYGEAPDAMRSFGMALFLTTTAVGNYASTLLLTIVTKITTRHGSLGWIPDNLNRGHLDYFYWLLTTLSFLNFLVFLWIAKRYRYKNVAAK comes from the exons ATGGAAGAAGATGGCATATACACAAGAGACGGGACCATTACCATCTCCAGAAAACCTGCCAACAAGAAAAAGACTGGAAATTGGAAAGCTTGCTATTTTATTCTTG GAAATGAATGTTGTGAGAGATTAGCATACTATGGTATGAGTACAAACCTTGTGAACTATCTTCAGGAACGTTTCAACCAGGGAAATGTAACCGCTGCAAATAATGTCACAACCTGGTCAGGCACGTGCTACATCACACCACTGATTGGAGCCTTTCTAGCTGATTCATACCTAGGAAGATATTGGACAATTGCCTCTTTCTCAGTTATCTATGCCATT GGGATGATACTTTTAACACTGTCTGCTTCTGCCCCTGGAATAAAGCCATCATGTGATGCTCATGGCTGCAATCCAACATCAGGCCAAACTTCAGCTTGCTTCATAGCACTCTACCTGATAGCTCTTGGAACTGGTGGCATCAAACCATGTGTCTCAGCTTTTGGTGCAGACCAATTTGATGACTCCGACAAGAAAGAGGCAATAAGGAAGAGCTCTTTCTTCAACTGGTTTTACTTCTCCATCAATATCGGTGCACTTGTTGCTTCTTCGGTATTAGTTTGGATACAAATGAATATTGGATGGGGATGGGGTTTTGGAGTTCCTGCTGTTGCAATGGTCATTGCagtcatatttttctttagtgGTAGTAGACTCTACAGACTTCAAATACCTGGAGGCAGTCCCCTTACAAGGATTTGTCAAGTCATAGTTGCAGTCTTAAGGAAAATCAACATTCAAGTACCAGATGATAAGTCTCTTCTTCATGAGACAGTAGATGTAGAATCTGTCATCAAAGGTAGCCGCAAGCTTGATCACACAAACCGCTTCAA GTGTTTGGATAAGGCAGCGGTAGAAACCCAATCTGACATTAGCAGAGGTTTGCCAAATCCTTGGAGGCTTTGCACTGTGACACAAGTTGAGGAACTAAAATCTGTGATCTCTTTACTCCCAGTCTGGGCATCATTGATTGCATTTGCAACTGTCTACGGACAAATGAGCACCATGTTCGTTCTACAAGGCAACACAATGGACCAGCACGTTGGCCCTCACTTCAGAATCCCATCTGCATCCCTCACCATTTTTGACACACTAAGTGTCATTTTCTGGGTTCCTTTGTACGACCGCATCATTGTTCCATATGCAAGGAGGTTCACAGGCCACAAACAAGGGTTCACACAACTCCAAAGAATGGGAATTGGCCTTGTCATCTCCACCATAGCCATGGTTGTTTCTGGCATTCTGGAAGTTGTTCGCCTTGACATTATCAGAAAGAACAACTACTATGATGTTGAGACCATCCCCTTGTCAATCTTCTGGCAAGTGCCACAGTATTTTATTGTTGGATGTGCTGAGGTTTTCACCAACATTGGTTCCTTAGAGTTCTTCTATGGTGAGGCACCAGATGCCATGAGAAGCTTTGGTATGGCTCTCTTTCTTACAACTACTGCCGTGGGAAATTATGCCAGCACACTGCTTCTCACCATTGTTACTAAGATTACCACAAGACATGGAAGTCTTGGTTGGATCCCTGACAATCTGAATAGAGGCCACCTTGATTACTTTTACTGGCTTTTGACCACTCTCAGCTTTCTCAACTTTCTTGTATTCCTTTGGATTGCAAAGAGGTACAGGTACAAGAATGTGGCTGCAAAATAG
- the LOC106770166 gene encoding uncharacterized protein LOC106770166, translating to MDVRISDQFVPPRFKTYDGTTDPEAHIKSFTNAMAFRTGCDAIWCQAFSLSLEGEALEWFNSLPNGSVENFKSLSGMFNEQFAACRVQDVTLVDLMNLKQGKDEPLKVFMDRFTKTIRRVRGLSLEMTLQYVMPALRPGPFKESVCRTPPKTLEELRQRATDEARVEEMKQNYRREIQEAKDRDKGKREGQSHRPDTSKGREGPRGPRFPQYTPLNAPRAQILQKALSTQVMRTPQKCLTPPGADSSKHCLYHQNMGHDTEDCMTLKDRIEELIQAGHLKHYIWTNQHETSPARHPCPPESSPKNLSQARRRTFKGYENRSDRRNDRPPYQQGQTGRTRSPERRNRDRSRSRSRSQALGNGRPLRGVINTIFGGFAGGGASSSARKRSIHHLRSIYAVEVPRRTMPPITFSNEDFHAPEPEQDDPTVITVEIVRYGVSKVLVDQGSSVNILYWKTLRQMDISDVLIVLYDEQLVGFVGERVDTKGYLDLWTRLGTGREGEEKRIRYLLVVANTSYNVLLGRPCLNSFGTIVSTPHLAMKYPTSRGTICTIRADQKVAQECYAAGLKMYPREMRRRTGGADVVMADLDPRTNTEDRLEPLGETQPVIVGKDLTQVTTIARGLEEEVEKKLRATLWRNRDLFAWTAADMPGIHPSIMSHRLSLFREARPIAQKKRKMGEEKRKAVREEVRKLQVAGFVREITYTTWLANVVMVKKASGQWLMCTDYTDLNKACPKDSYPLPSIDVLVDGASGHRILSFLDAYSGYNQIPMHGPDRDKTTFMADQANFCYEVMPFGLKNAGATYQ from the coding sequence ATGGATGTGCGTATATCAGACCAGTTCGTCCCTCCACGGTTCAAGACGTACGACGGCACCACCGACCCTGAGGCGCACATCAAGTCGTTCACCAACGCCATGGCGTTTCGTACGGGGTGCGATGCTATATGGTGTCAGGCGTTTTCCCTGTCCCTTGAAGGAGAGGCCTTGGAGTGGTTCAATTCCCTCCCCAACGGCTCGGTGGAGAATTTTAAAAGCTTGAGTGGCATGTTTAACGAGCAGTTTGCCGCATGCCGAGTACAGGACGTCACTCTGGTAGACTTGATGAATCTGAAGCAAGGAAAGGATGAACCACTAAAAGTTTTTATGGACCGGTTCACGAAGACAATCCGGCGAGTTAGAGGCCTAAGCCTAGAGATGACCCTACAGTACGTGATGCCGGCTTTGAGGCCGGGACCGTTCAAGGAAAGCGTCTGTCGTACTCCGCCTAAAACCCTAGAGGAACTACGCCAGCGCGCGACAGATGAGGCCCGGGTAGAAGAAATGAAACAGAATTACCGAAGAGAGATACAGGAGGCGAAGGACAGGGACAAGGGGAAGCGGGAGGGACAGTCCCACCGCCCGGACACTTCGAAGGGGCGAGAGGGGCCCAGAGGTCCCCGCTTTCCACAGTATACCCCCTTAAACGCCCCCCGAGCCCAGATATTGCAAAAGGCTCTGAGCACGCAAGTAATGCGGACCCCGCAAAAATGCCTTACCCCGCCCGGTGCCGACAGCAGTAAGCATTGCCTATACCACCAGAACATGGGCCACGACACTGAAGACTGCATGACCCTAAAAGACCGAATAGAGGAACTAATCCAAGCCGGGCACCTAAAGCATTACATCTGGACGAATCAGCACGAAACATCTCCTGCGAGACACCCCTGTCCGCCAGAGAGTAGCCCGAAAAACTTGTCGCAAGCCAGAAGAAGGACCTTTAAGGGGTACGAGAACCGTTCCGACCGCCGGAACGATCGCCCACCATACCAACAAGGACAGACCGGTAGAACCAGAAGTCCCGAAAGGAGAAATAGAGATCGAAGCAGAAGCCGAAGTAGAAGTCAGGCATTGGGGAACGGTCGGCCGTTGAGAGGAGTGATTAACACTATCTTCGGAGGATTCGCGGGAGGTGGAGCGTCGTCGTCGGCACGTAAAAGAAGCATTCACCACCTGCGATCTATTTACGCAGTGGAAGTTCCCAGGAGGACAATGCCCCCCATCACCTTCTCCAACGAAGACTTTCATGCACCTGAGCCGGAGCAAGACGACCCGACGGTCATCACAGTAGAGATTGTCCGGTACGGGGTGAGCAAGGTGTTGGTGGACCAGGGAAGCTCGGTTAATATTCTCTATTGGAAAACATTAAGGCAAATGGATATTTCGGACGTCCTCATAGTCCTCTACGATGAGCAGTTAGTGGGCTTTGTCGGGGAACGGGTCGACACCAAGGGGTATCTAGACTTGTGGACGCGTCTGGGGACAGGGCGAGAAGGTGAGGAGAAAAGAATAAGATACTTGTTGGTGGTCGCCAACACGTCCTACAATGTATTGTTGGGACGCCCATGCCTAAATTCCTTCGGCACTATTGTTTCCACGCCCCATTTGGCAATGAAGTACCCTACCAGCAGGGGCACAATTTGCACCATCCGAGCCGACCAAAAGGTAGCACAGGAATGTTACGCCGCAGGGCTTAAGATGTATCCTCGAGAGATGAGAAGAAGGACGGGTGGAGCGGACGTCGTGATGGCCGACCTAGATCCCCGGACCAACACGGAAGATCGCCTTGAACCATTGGGGGAGACCCAACCTGTAATCGTGGGAAAAGATCTCACTCAGGTCACTACCATTGCTCGGGGACTGGAGGAGGAAGTGGAAAAGAAACTGAGAGCAACTTTGTGGCGCAATAGGGATTTGTTTGCCTGGACGGCCGCCGACATGCCAGGGATACACCCCTCCATCATGTCACATCGCTTGTCCTTGTTTAGAGAAGCCCGACCCATAGcacaaaagaagaggaagatgggCGAGGAGAAGAGAAAGGCGGTGCGAGAAGAGGTGAGGAAGTTACAGGTGGCCGGCTTCGTCCGAGAGATAACGTACACCACCTGGTTAGCTAATGTGGTCATGGTTAAGAAAGCTAGCGGCCAGTGGCTAATGTGCACGGATTACACCGACTTGAATAAGGCGTGTCCGAAGGACTCATACCCCCTGCCTAGCATTGACGTCCTGGTGGACGGGGCGTCCGGTCACCGAATTCTGAGCTTCCTGGACGCCTATTCTGGTTATAATCAGATACCTATGCATGGACCGGATAGGGACAAAACAACCTTTATGGCCGATCAAGCCAACTTTTGTTACGAAGTCATGCCCTTTGGTTTGAAGAATGCTGGCGCAACTTACCAATGA